Part of the Tolypothrix sp. PCC 7910 genome, TTCTAAGGGTTCTTTTCCTACTAATATCTGATGAGTTTCTCCCATCGCTTTGCCGATATCTTCTTGTGTGGGATAAGCAGGAATATCTATACCCAAATCATGAAGTACAGCCAAAGCTATATCTAATCCTAACCGCAGTTGATTCTTGGCAACACAAGCTAAAATTTTGGTTTCATAAATTGGTACAACATCTAAAATATTGTTGACATATTTAAGAACAATTTCCGCTAATTGTTCCATCTGCTCAAAATCAGTATTGAGATAAGCTGCTTCTACTGCTTCTGTATATACTGCTAGCAGTAATTCATAAAAATCTTGCCAATTATGATTTGCTAAAAATGTTCTCGCTATGCTGTAATAATCTACTGCGCCGGCATAAGCTGTGGCGTGTTTAGCTCTGCGCCCAGCAATTAACGCCAATTCAGCTAATTTTCTTTGTTCTTGGTAATCAGTAATTAAATCAATACTTAATTTAAATTGATTAACTATATCAAAGATTTTATCAGTAATTTCTGTTGGGTTTGTATGTTTAAGTAACAGTTGCCCAATTGTGAGATGAGTAGTTTGTTTTTGCTCGTTGGGAATTAAAGAATAAGCCGCTTGTTGAACGCGATCATGTAAAAATTTATAGGTAGCTTTTTCATTATTTGTAGTATCTATATCTGCGCGATCGCCGCTCAAGTAAAATTTATAAACTTCGCTTTGAGGTAAAATTAACCCTAACTGTAAAGCTTTCCATAAAGCAATAGCAGCTGTAGTTTCTGATTGCTCCAAGACAATTGCTAATGTCCCTAAATCAAATTGATTACCAATACAAGCCGCTAGTTTTAATACTTCCTGTGTCTCAACTGGCAGTTTTTGCAATTGCTGCGCCATAAACTGGACTACATCATCTGTTAATGCCGCAGCGCTTACTTGAGTAATATCACATTGCCAATATCTAGTTTGGGAATCAAATGTGATCAATCCATCTTGATGTAATGCTTTCAAAAATTGTGTAGTAAAAAATGGATTACCTTGAGTTTTTTGATATATCAACTCTGTTAATGGTTGCGCCAATATCGCTGCACAATGCAAAGTATCAGCTACTAACTGATTCAAACTCTGCTGTGATAGGGGCTTTAAGGTAATAGTATTTACCTTTGCTTTAGCTTTGGCGATCGCATCTAAAGTCAACATCAAAGGATGCGCCGCAAACACTTCATTATCTCGATAAGCACCAATCAACAGTAAATAGCCTGTGGATGATTCACCCATCAACAACTCAATCAACTTTAGCGATGCGGAATCCGCCCATTGCAAATCATCTAAAAATATTACTAAAGGATGTTCTGGGGTGGTAAAGACTTGAATAAATTTCTCAAACAGTAAGTTAAACCGATTTTGGGCAGATATACCTGATAATTCTGGTGCAGGTGGTTGTGCGCCAATAATCCGTTCTAATTCTGGAATTACCTCAATAATTACTTGGGCATTATCTCCTAACGCCCCTATAATTTTATTTTTCCAAATTTGCAATTGAGTATCAGATTCCGCCAGTAATTGCCCCATCAAATCGCGGAAGACTTGCACAAAGGCAGAGAAGGGAATATTACGATTAAATTGGTCAAATTTACCTTTAATAAAATAGCCTTGTTTCCGAGTAATCGGCTTATGAACTTCATTAACTACCGCAGTTTTACCAATTCCCGAAAATCCCGCCACCAGCATCATTTCTGAATTACCATTGGCGATGCGCTCAAAGGCTTGCAGTAAAGTGCTAACTTCTACTTCTCGCCCATATAATTTCTCCGGAATCAGGAAGCGATCGCACACATCCCGTTTGCCAATTACAAACTCTGTAATCACGCCATGATTTTTCAATTGATATAAACAATTTTCTAAATCATGCTTTAATCCCAAAGCACTTTGATATCTACCCTCAGCATTTTTTGCCAGCAATTTCATCACAATATCAGAAATTACTTTTGGTATCTCTTTACTGTTCTCTAATCTCTTAGGAATTTTCGCCAAATGACAATGCACTAACTCCATCGGATCGTTACAAACAAATGGCAATTCCCCACTCAATAATTCATAAAATGTCACACCCAGTGCATAATAATCACTACGATAATCTATACCTCTGTTCATCCTCCCAGTTTGTTCGGGCGCAATATAAGCAAGTGTCCCTTCTAAGACATTGGGGTTTTTAATTTCTGGGCTTTCTTTCGGTAAAAGAGAGGCGATACTAAAGTCAATTAGTTGAACTTGTTTTGTCTGGGGATTAATCAGAATATTTGCTGGCTTAATATCTTTATGAATGACACGGTTGTGATGGAGTTCGTGAAGAATAGTAATTAATTGAATTGCAATATTCAAAAATTCTAATAGGCAAAGATTAGTATTTTTAATGTATTCTTGTAAAGAAATATCTCCTGTATATGACATCACTAGAATATAACCATTGCCATATGTATCTAGTGATAGTGGCTGAATAATACCAGGAATTTTGAGGTATTTACTAATTGTATGTTGGTTACGAAATTGCAATAATTCGTGAAAACTGGGATATTCAGCGGCCAACATTTTAATGATGACTGCAAGTGAATCTGATTGCCGAATAGCTTGATATACCTTTGTTCTAGCGCCCGCATACAGTTGAGAAACAATTTGATATCCAGGAATAATCGGGGTGTAATTTTCATTAGTCATCTCAACATACCTCGTAGCACAAGCTGGTATTACTTTCTCCAATAAGTATTCCCATTACCTAGATGTTCGCTAACAAAAAAGATGAAGTATGTATCCCTGTGTGGAAGCAAGCTAGGCGTAGCATCTCGACAGGAGAAGGCTAAAGTATGAAATGCAGAGGTAGATGATATAGGTTTTGATGGATTTAAAATGGTAGCTTTATTTATACTCTGTTGTCATAGGACTTAAGGGTTAAACAAAACTTAAGATAAAGTATTAAAAACAAAAATATAAATCAAAATTCAAATTTAGCTCCTATTCTCAATACCTCCCCTCATAGGAAAATGCCACAACAAAACATGAAAATCTGTCTTTTCCATGCCCCATGACGGCAGTTGCTACAACACGGGAAACCCGACGACAGTTGCCTCAAGTCGGGTAACCCACCCACGGCACTGCCTCGCCAATGCTCTATACCCATTTTCAATACTGTTATGACAACAAATTTGAGTCGGCGTGAATTTATCTTATTTGGTTCAGCAGCGTTTACTACTAGCCTCTTCCTCAAAGCTTGCAGTAGCAACCAAACTAGTACGCCCACAATTGCGACTACAGGCGGTACAGAAGGTTTTAAAATAGCGATCGCACTCCCGGGAATTATTACCGATAAAGCCTGGAATCAATCTGGCTATGAAGGCGTTAACCTTGCCAAACAAAAGCTGAGTGCAGAAACGGCTTATGTAGAAAAGGTAGCACAAGCAGATCAAACAGAAGTACTAACGGATTTTGCGCGTAAAGGCTACAATCTCATTTTTGCCCACGGCGGACAATTTGATGCCGCAATAGAACAAGTTGCTACACAATTCCCCAACACATTTTTTGTGGGTGTGAATGGTAATCTCAAGGCAGATAATATTGCTTCTTTACGAATAGATCATCTGCAAGCTAGCTATTTGTGTGGCATTATTGGCGCTTCTATAACTAAATCTAATAAACTTGCTTACATCGCCGGCGAAAAATTTCCTGCTACTGAAGGCGAACTAAGGGGATTTGAATTAGGCGCAAAGTCTGTGAAACCAAATATTCAAGTTACTTCTACTTTTACAGGCGATTGGAATGATGTTGCTAAAGCTAAAGAAGCAACTTTGGCTTTAATTTCTTCGGGTACAGATGTGATATATCAATGGTTAGATAATGCCTCAGCCGCAGTTTTACAAACAGCTAGCGAAAAAGGACTCTACGCTTTTGGGAATACTAACGATCAACTTGATGTTGCCCCAAAAGCCGTTTTAACTAGTGCCGTAAAACGCTTAGATTTGGCAATAGCTTATATAGCAGAATTAGCAAAACAAAAACAACTGAAAGGACAAATATATACAATTGGCTTAGAAAGACCAGATATATTATTTTTAGGACAATTTGGGGCAGCAGTACCGTCAGAAATTCAGCAAAAGGCTGTGAGTGCAAAGCAAGATATTGTAGCTCAAAAAATTATTTTTGAAGCCTGTAAAGAAGGCGGAAAAGATACGCGCTGTGTGAAAAAAGCCGCTGTTTAAATCAATCCAGTTCAGTTAAGATGCTAGTGATCATTCTTCAAATTGGTGTAAGCTTACTAGCCCGCCTGAGAATGAATTCTCAGTCTAATAGCCAAAGTCTACTGAAGTAGACTCAAAATTTTGGTGATATCTAGTCATCTTAAGATGACTTTTCCTATTAGCAAGGAACTGAAGTTTCTTGCGGTAACTGATTTTTACGTTAAGTTGACAAGTATGGCAAATGTTATGCCCCTACCTGTCTGTTTCTTGTTTTTATATTACAATTATACTACAAAATTGTAAAGGTAGTTTTGCTATTTATGAATACAGTGGATAGCAACATCACAGACTGGACTTATCTCAGTTATGAAAAAATCCCTGAAAACTTCAATAAATTGGGTTTGACAGAATCCGACTATCGCCTGTTTAACAAAACTGATTGGGTGGTAACGGAGAAAATTCATGGCGCTAACTTTGGGATATGTACTGATGGTTTTGAGGTACGCTTTGCCAAAAGAAAGGAGTTTTTACAGCCAGGGGAAGATTTTTTTGGTTATCAATCTCTACAAGCTAGCTTAGTTTCCCAAGCACAGGAAATTTTTAGAATTTTGCAGTCTGATACTCAGTTGCAAAAAATATATATTTATGGAGAATTATTTGGTGGCGAATATCCCCATCCTGATGTAACCGCTATTAGCCATGTGCAAGCTGTGCAAACTGGTGTTTATTATTCACCAAAAATAGAATATTCTGCTTTTGATATTGTAGTGGTGCAGGGTGGTAAAGCAGCAGAAAAATATTATTTAGATTATGAAATAGCGCTCAAACTATTTCAGCAAGTTGGTATGATGGCATCCGTACCTTTATTTATCGGTAAATATAATGATGCATTAGTATATAACATCGAGTTTGAATCAACACTTCCAGCAATTTTAGGTTTACCTAAATTACCCTTTACAAATAAAGCTGAAGGAGTTGTAATTAAACCTCTCCATTCTATTTATGTAGAGACAGGTAAACAGAAAATTCGTCCTGTTATTAAGCGAAAAATTCCAGATTTTGCTGAAGATAACCGATTTCACCAAGCACAAAAATGGACTGTGCAACAACAGCCTATACGACAACATCAGATAAGTCTTGAAGAAGAATTAAGCCAAGAAATGCTGGCGTTGATTACACCTACAAGATTGCACAATGTTATTTCTAAATTTGGTAGAGTTGCTGCTAGTAATACAAAACAGCGTCAACAATTAGTGGAATTATTAGTTAGAGATGTTTTAGAAAGTTTTCAAGAAGAGTATGCAAGTATTTTTAGTGCTTTAGAACCTGCCGATCAGCAAAGTATGATTGAACAATTGAATCAAGCATCACAACAGTTAGTTGATGCAAAATTATAAAGTCTTGCTTCCGCATTAAGAAGAGAAAATTAGCGTTGGTATGGATGCGTTACGCTATCGCTAACGCATCCTACGTGAACTATTAACAATTACCAATTACCCATTACCAAAATTCACTCTTGCTTCCAAGTACCGTGAAAACCTGGAGGAATAACGCTGGGTAATCCAAGTTTGCACACGGGCGTTTCATTTAGGCGATCGCTATCAAATACCCAAACTTCGCTACTATGGCTATTACCATCATAAACAACGGTTAAAAGCCAGCTTTGCGCTTGATTTTGAGCATTTTGAACGTGAATCGGTTCTGAACAATAGCGATTTTCGCCTAAATCCGCTTCAGTGAAGGTTTCTGTTTGATGATCGAAACGAGCGATCGCATTTAATATTTCTTGGCTAATATCCGATTCTGGGCGGAATGAAGACATATAGGTGTAGCGAGAAGCTTGTCCGACATTTTGCTGAGGTACGCTAGGAAATTCACAAAATCGGTCTATCAATTCTTGAATTGCTGTCACTTTACCTGTGTCGGGACGCAGATGAACTCGCGTTAAGGTACTTTTAGCAGCAGTGTGAGTTTCTCCTGAACCTACTTCCTTGAGATATTGGTTAGTTTGAAAATCTTGATAGCGCGCAATATCAACAATTACTGTACCGCTAGCATCCACATAACCGTTAGCAAAATGCCATTGAAACCAAGGTTCGGTTTGTCCGCGACTTACCAATGATAAGTTTTCTCGGTCAATCACCAAAATCTGAGTCCCCACTTCTGGCTGCCATTTGAGAGAATCGCTATATGTGCTAGTCCCAAGCAGGATAGGCCAAATATTTAACCGCACAGCAGGCGCAAAAAATACAAGATACTGTCCCGCTAATACAAAATCATGAATTGCAGGAAAGCCCTCTAATGTAAACTGGGCTTTTTGCAGAATTTTGCCTGTAAAATCGCTTTTAAAAATATTAAGTATGGCATTTGGCCCGGGACTAACACCAAAGTTAAAAATCTCTTTTGTTTGGTAATCAACTTTAGGATGAGCAGAATAAGGCAATCCTTTATCCAATCCGCCTAAATTATCTAAGCCTTGAGTTTCTAAGCTTTGAAGGTCGAGGCTATATGGATTATCGCCTTCCCAAAGTGCCAGAAGTTTATCGGGTAACGCCAAAACTGAGGTGTTAGCGACATTTTTGATCGGTCTGCGCCATTGATTCCAAATAGGCCCTGGTGCTGTCATACCATAGTTACCATACAGCAACTTACCTGCGGCAGCTTCATGTTGATAACCAGCAGTCTGCACGTAGCGATAAACTCCTGTGGCTCCAGCATCGGTAAAATTTACAGCTAGAATTGCCCCATCGCCATCAAACCAATGTCCTACATGAATACCCCCGCGTTCTAGCCTGGCAGGGCCATTGCGGTAAAGGGTGCCACGTAAGCCTTCAGGAATTTTGCCAGCCAGAATCGGTAATTCAGTACGGGGAAATTCTACCCCAGGTTGGGCGATCGCATTTGCCCAAGCTTTTTTTGTTGACTTTTTTTCTATTGTCTGAATCATAAAACTCGTTTTCACAACTCAAAGGCGATTCGAGCGATCGCCTTTACATTACACTAAATCTTTTTATTTATCGGTGTATAAAATGCT contains:
- a CDS encoding AAA family ATPase, with product MTNENYTPIIPGYQIVSQLYAGARTKVYQAIRQSDSLAVIIKMLAAEYPSFHELLQFRNQHTISKYLKIPGIIQPLSLDTYGNGYILVMSYTGDISLQEYIKNTNLCLLEFLNIAIQLITILHELHHNRVIHKDIKPANILINPQTKQVQLIDFSIASLLPKESPEIKNPNVLEGTLAYIAPEQTGRMNRGIDYRSDYYALGVTFYELLSGELPFVCNDPMELVHCHLAKIPKRLENSKEIPKVISDIVMKLLAKNAEGRYQSALGLKHDLENCLYQLKNHGVITEFVIGKRDVCDRFLIPEKLYGREVEVSTLLQAFERIANGNSEMMLVAGFSGIGKTAVVNEVHKPITRKQGYFIKGKFDQFNRNIPFSAFVQVFRDLMGQLLAESDTQLQIWKNKIIGALGDNAQVIIEVIPELERIIGAQPPAPELSGISAQNRFNLLFEKFIQVFTTPEHPLVIFLDDLQWADSASLKLIELLMGESSTGYLLLIGAYRDNEVFAAHPLMLTLDAIAKAKAKVNTITLKPLSQQSLNQLVADTLHCAAILAQPLTELIYQKTQGNPFFTTQFLKALHQDGLITFDSQTRYWQCDITQVSAAALTDDVVQFMAQQLQKLPVETQEVLKLAACIGNQFDLGTLAIVLEQSETTAAIALWKALQLGLILPQSEVYKFYLSGDRADIDTTNNEKATYKFLHDRVQQAAYSLIPNEQKQTTHLTIGQLLLKHTNPTEITDKIFDIVNQFKLSIDLITDYQEQRKLAELALIAGRRAKHATAYAGAVDYYSIARTFLANHNWQDFYELLLAVYTEAVEAAYLNTDFEQMEQLAEIVLKYVNNILDVVPIYETKILACVAKNQLRLGLDIALAVLHDLGIDIPAYPTQEDIGKAMGETHQILVGKEPLELVNLPLMTDARTKAAIRILSSMFGTAYNGCPEMLPLIVSQQVNLSIEYGNTTLSAFAYANYGLILCAFTGAVETSYQFGQLALNLIEQFSAEELRAKITAVFNNFIRHWQDPLQTILESLLAGYQSGLTTGDLEWAVWCIFGYSFQSYCAGKELTELEAELATYGIAIAELKQTTALNYHKAYHQAVLNLLGCSEVPYRLVGNVYNEDVMLPQHQEVNDRPAVYHVQINKVILCYLFGEYEQAIAQATLTEQYLDGVPGLYVSVLLPFYDALAQLAILKSVTEESSHSWQRVQNHQTKLKQYADYAPNNHLHKLHLVEAECCRVSGDSYTAMELYDRAIKGAKENGYLQEEALANELAAKFYLDGGKEKVAAGYMQSAYYCYSRWGAKAKTDDLANRYPDLLRPILQQTSQSWNPLETLATLATPHISVHASTNITQAVSQSLNTSLDFAAVLKASQSLSSTIHFDELLRQLTQIILQNSGGDRCALILPNSDGNWYLQAIATPDHTELCSQPLEGNCNIPVKLIQYVKNTQEVVVIEHLKTDLPVIDEYLTRQQPQSILCLPILHQGNLIGILYLQNRSTSGVFTSDRILILDFLCTQAAISLENARLYQQIAHYSQNLEAEVEQKTQALNQKAQDLEDTLQHLQKTHAQLIHSEKMSSLGQLVAGIAHEINNPISFIKGNIDHLETYLYQFNMKLHRKELLK
- a CDS encoding BMP family protein, with the translated sequence MTTNLSRREFILFGSAAFTTSLFLKACSSNQTSTPTIATTGGTEGFKIAIALPGIITDKAWNQSGYEGVNLAKQKLSAETAYVEKVAQADQTEVLTDFARKGYNLIFAHGGQFDAAIEQVATQFPNTFFVGVNGNLKADNIASLRIDHLQASYLCGIIGASITKSNKLAYIAGEKFPATEGELRGFELGAKSVKPNIQVTSTFTGDWNDVAKAKEATLALISSGTDVIYQWLDNASAAVLQTASEKGLYAFGNTNDQLDVAPKAVLTSAVKRLDLAIAYIAELAKQKQLKGQIYTIGLERPDILFLGQFGAAVPSEIQQKAVSAKQDIVAQKIIFEACKEGGKDTRCVKKAAV
- a CDS encoding RNA ligase family protein; its protein translation is MNTVDSNITDWTYLSYEKIPENFNKLGLTESDYRLFNKTDWVVTEKIHGANFGICTDGFEVRFAKRKEFLQPGEDFFGYQSLQASLVSQAQEIFRILQSDTQLQKIYIYGELFGGEYPHPDVTAISHVQAVQTGVYYSPKIEYSAFDIVVVQGGKAAEKYYLDYEIALKLFQQVGMMASVPLFIGKYNDALVYNIEFESTLPAILGLPKLPFTNKAEGVVIKPLHSIYVETGKQKIRPVIKRKIPDFAEDNRFHQAQKWTVQQQPIRQHQISLEEELSQEMLALITPTRLHNVISKFGRVAASNTKQRQQLVELLVRDVLESFQEEYASIFSALEPADQQSMIEQLNQASQQLVDAKL
- a CDS encoding carotenoid oxygenase family protein, which gives rise to MQTIEKKSTKKAWANAIAQPGVEFPRTELPILAGKIPEGLRGTLYRNGPARLERGGIHVGHWFDGDGAILAVNFTDAGATGVYRYVQTAGYQHEAAAGKLLYGNYGMTAPGPIWNQWRRPIKNVANTSVLALPDKLLALWEGDNPYSLDLQSLETQGLDNLGGLDKGLPYSAHPKVDYQTKEIFNFGVSPGPNAILNIFKSDFTGKILQKAQFTLEGFPAIHDFVLAGQYLVFFAPAVRLNIWPILLGTSTYSDSLKWQPEVGTQILVIDRENLSLVSRGQTEPWFQWHFANGYVDASGTVIVDIARYQDFQTNQYLKEVGSGETHTAAKSTLTRVHLRPDTGKVTAIQELIDRFCEFPSVPQQNVGQASRYTYMSSFRPESDISQEILNAIARFDHQTETFTEADLGENRYCSEPIHVQNAQNQAQSWLLTVVYDGNSHSSEVWVFDSDRLNETPVCKLGLPSVIPPGFHGTWKQE